The genomic DNA acacacacacacacacacacacacacacacacacacacaaacacacacacacatacatccacaaaCTGTTCACTAATCTGTAGGCCTGACCTCTCTGGATGTGTTACCTACACTATAAGCTTTACGAAACCACAGataactttgtttgtttctcacgTTGTATATATCTACCAACTTAGCTAcgtttaaccctaacccttagaTAATTACCCGAACCCTGACCCTTAGATAActaccccaaccctaacccgtAGATAATTATCCTAACCCTTAGATaactaccctaaccctaacccttagaTGAAGTGTCCTTTGGACGAAATAGAGGATTTATACATATAAGCTTATAACAGGAGGCCTGTCTCTAGGGTGGTATGGAGGATTTATACACAGTGAGACATAAATGAGTGTTCAGGTTTTAATAATAACAAGGTGTTGAGGACTTTGATTTTATAGCATCATTTTGCCAAACATATGAACTAGGGACTGTAAAATAAAGGTTCACTTGACACTGCTGtttgtggaaacacacacacacacacgtacaacacgccctctctcctctaaaGTCACTCCTTTAGTGTTCATCAGACGAGTCCACTCCACTAACTCTAcaccccccccatacacacacaccacacacagacatacatacacagtcacactcactcacagtcactcCTTCAGTGTACATCAGATgagtcctctcctctatcctacacacacacacacacaaacacattcacacagactcacaccaTGGCGAAGGACTCCTCATCTGACCTGATTCTCTACATGATGGGTGAGTACTCAACAATTAgtgataaataaatgtaattaatatCACTCAGTGTATGTCCAACATTTGCCATTTCATATTACCCAGTCAAAGTAAATGGGAAAGTGTGTTCCTAATGATCATGTTCAGTAAATCATGTGTGCTGCTACTGTGTATGTTGGAAATCAGAgtagacttgtgtgtgtgtgtgtgtgtgtgcgtgtgtgtgtgtcaggtgtgctgGTGGCTGTGTTCTCCATGTCCATGTCCACCTCAGTGGTGGTGCGTGAGGGTCAGTCGGTCCAGTTGAACTGCTCACACAGTTCTGTAGAAGAGACAGGATTCACAACGATCACTTGGCTGAGACAAACCAACCAGTCAGCTCCAGTCTCCATCCTTAGTATTCACTGTCGGACTGTTACTGTCAACCGTCAGAGAAACGAGACATACCGTCTTCAGCACCTCAATGGATTTAATAGCAAACACATGAACGGAACTATGAACAACACGACCTCTACGTTAGAGATTAgagatgtgaatgtgtctgactCTGGGCTTTACTACTGTCGCACACAGCCAAAGGAACACATGATCTATCACAATGCAACCTACTTAACCATCACAGGTAACCATCACCTATCTTTCTATCACCATCTTTCTatttctgcatctgtgtgtgagtgtgtgtgtgtctgagtgtgagtgtgcgtaagtgtgtgtgtgtttgagtttgtgtttgagtgtgagtgtgagtgtgagtgtgagtgtgagtgtgagtgtgtgtgtgtgtgtgtgtctgggtgtgtgtgtgagtgtgagtgtgtgtgtctgagtgtgtttaagtgtgtgtgtgtgtgtgtgtgtttgagtatatcTAGGTATTTGGATTCAGTGATAGAAATCATacaaatctgtgtgtttctgctccagCTTCTGTAGATGAGGTTGAGCCCCGAGCCCTCAGAGACAGTAGaggatggtatgtgtgtgttgtgtcattcAACACATTCAATTATGTCCTAATAATGTTCAATAATCTTCAAA from Clupea harengus chromosome 18, Ch_v2.0.2, whole genome shotgun sequence includes the following:
- the LOC116224752 gene encoding uncharacterized protein LOC116224752, coding for MAKDSSSDLILYMMGVLVAVFSMSMSTSVVVREGQSVQLNCSHSSVEETGFTTITWLRQTNQSAPVSILSIHCRTVTVNRQRNETYRLQHLNGFNSKHMNGTMNNTTSTLEIRDVNVSDSGLYYCRTQPKEHMIYHNATYLTITGNHHLSFYHHLSISASMRLSPEPSETVEDGQFCSGVCVAVVLVLGVLSAVLNLVLFIVILTKRRAALRQNTDPGNLTASPPEQESDVLKYSALSFTEGEKRRRTLHRESTDTCVLYFATRLTPKLDNKLH